In Patulibacter sp. SYSU D01012, a single window of DNA contains:
- the crcB gene encoding fluoride efflux transporter CrcB — protein sequence MSVLLWLGVALLGGVGAVLRYAVDEAVRRRVAGPFPAGILVVNVSGTLVLGLLAGLALPHDAALLLGTALVGAYTTFSTWMLDTVGAASRGMVAVAAANVVLSLALGVAAAALGRAFGAAL from the coding sequence GTGAGCGTCCTGCTGTGGCTCGGCGTCGCGCTGCTCGGCGGCGTGGGGGCCGTCCTGCGCTACGCGGTCGACGAGGCCGTCCGCCGCCGCGTGGCCGGGCCCTTCCCGGCGGGCATCCTCGTCGTCAACGTCAGCGGCACGCTCGTCCTCGGCCTGCTCGCCGGACTCGCGCTGCCGCACGACGCCGCGCTGCTGCTGGGCACCGCCCTCGTCGGCGCCTACACGACGTTCTCGACGTGGATGCTCGACACCGTCGGCGCGGCGTCCCGCGGCATGGTGGCGGTGGCGGCGGCGAACGTCGTCCTGTCGCTCGCCCTCGGGGTCGCGGCCGCGGCCCTCGGTCGGGCGTTCGGCGCGGCGCTCTAG
- the arfB gene encoding alternative ribosome rescue aminoacyl-tRNA hydrolase ArfB, translating into MEDALRINGGLRIPLSEIVVRASRSSGPGGQHANVTASRIEVVFDVRASPTLTPGQRALLLDRLGPVVRAVSQDARSQSRNRQLALERLAERLRQGLYVAPSRRATAPTKGAKKRRLEAKGRRSQVKQGRRRPTGDD; encoded by the coding sequence ATGGAGGACGCGCTGCGCATCAACGGGGGTCTGCGGATCCCGCTCAGCGAGATCGTCGTGCGCGCCAGCCGGTCGTCCGGACCGGGCGGCCAGCACGCCAACGTCACGGCGTCGCGGATCGAGGTCGTCTTCGACGTGCGCGCCAGCCCGACCCTCACCCCGGGGCAGCGCGCACTGCTGCTCGACCGCCTGGGCCCGGTCGTCCGCGCCGTGTCGCAGGACGCCCGCAGCCAGTCCCGCAACCGCCAGCTCGCCCTCGAGCGCCTGGCCGAGCGGCTGCGCCAGGGGCTGTACGTCGCGCCCTCGCGCCGCGCGACCGCCCCGACGAAGGGCGCGAAGAAGCGCCGGCTCGAGGCGAAGGGGCGCCGTTCGCAGGTCAAGCAGGGCCGCCGGCGCCCGACCGGCGACGACTAG